One part of the Prunus persica cultivar Lovell chromosome G5, Prunus_persica_NCBIv2, whole genome shotgun sequence genome encodes these proteins:
- the LOC18777607 gene encoding glycine cleavage system H protein, mitochondrial, whose translation MALRMWASSTANALRISSASKAHLSPAFSFSRCFSSVLEGLKYASSHEWVKHEGSVATIGITDHAQDHLGEVVFVELPEAGRSVSAGVGFGAVESVKATSDINSPISGDVVEVNSKLTESPGLINSSPYEDGWMIKIKPSNPSELESLLGAKEYTKFCEEEDAAH comes from the exons ATGGCACTGAGAATGTGGGCTTCTTCTACTGCCAATGCACTCAGAATCTCTAGTGCCTCCAAAGCCCACCTCTCccctgcattttctttttccagatGCTTTTCTTCTG TTCTGGAAGGGTTGAAGTATGCATCTTCACATGAGTGGGTGAAGCATGAAGGCTCAGTTGCAACAATTGGTATCACTGATCATGCTCAg GACCATCTTGGAGAAGTTGTGTTTGTTGAGCTGCCAGAAGCTGGTCGCTCAGTCTCTGCAGGTGTCGGCTTTGGAGCTGTGGAGAGTGTCAAAGCAACCAGTGATATAAATTCCCCAATTTCTGGTGATGTTGTTGAGGTTAACTCAAAGCTTACTGAATCACCTGGTTTG ATCAATTCAAGCCCATATGAAGATGGATGGATGATCAAGATTAAGCCCAGCAATCCATCAGAATTAGAATCCTTGTTGGGTGCTAAAGAATACACGAAGTTTTGCGAGGAAGAAGATGCCGCCCACTAG
- the LOC18776554 gene encoding ent-kaurenoic acid oxidase 2, which produces MELGFWSLVFTASIGGFGALVLILRRANEWYFVSRLGERQKTLPPGDMGWPFLGNTLSFLKALKSDDPDSFISNYVKRYGSTGIYKAYLFGKPTIIVTAPETCRQVLMDSLQFKTGWPKSTSDLMGRKSFMSLSEGEHKRLRRLTAAPISGHKALSMYHEYIKDAIVSSLDELAKAERPIEFLTEIRKITFKIIMFIFLSCETGPMMETMEKEYAILNHGLRAMAINLPGFAFHKALKARKKMAMIIQDVVDGRRARKGNNLSQERTDLMDLLMEVEDENGKTLDDEEIIDIILMYLNAGYESTAHATLWATLFLNEHPEYYQKAKAEQVEILKRESSPEEGLNFKGTKQMEYLSKVINETLRVVNVSLYGYREAATDANVSGYTIPKGWKVMMWYRGVHLNPEYYPDPKEFNPSRWNENKGKAGTFIPFGIGSRLCPGSDLTKLEISIFLHYFLLHYELERLNPACGVRYLPHASPKDNCLAKIKKLPSSSL; this is translated from the exons ATGGAATTGGGTTTCTGGAGTTTGGTTTTCACAGCTtcaattggtgggtttggTGCTTTGGTTTTGATCCTAAGGAGAGCAAATGAGTGGTATTTTGTGAGCAGATTGGGAGAAAGGCAGAAGACTCTGCCTCCAGGTGACATGGGCTGGCCTTTCCTTGGCAACACCTTGTCTTTCCTCAAGGCTTTAAAATCTGATGATCCTGATTCTTTCATCTCCAACTATGTCAaaag GTATGGCAGCACAGGAATTTACAAGGCCTATTTGTTTGGAAAGCCAACCATAATTGTTACAGCACCTGAAACATGTAGGCAGGTCTTGATGGATAGTTTACAATTTAAGACTGGTTGGCCAAAATCAACTTCCGATTTAATGGGAAGGAAATCATTTATGAGCCTTTCTGAAGGGGAACACAAACGCCTTCGCAGGCTGACCGCAGCCCCGATCAGCGGTCACAAGGCATTGTCTATGTACCATGAATACATTAAGGATGCCATAGTAAGTTCATTGGATGAATTGGCCAAAGCAGAGAGGCCTATTGAGTTCTTGACTGAGATTAGGAAgattacttttaaaataatcatgTTTATTTTCCTGAGCTGTGAGACTGGTCCAATGATGGAGACCATGGAGAAAGAATATGCTATTCTCAATCATGGACTAAGAGCCATGGCCATAAACCTTCCTGGCTTCGCTTTTCATAAAGCGCTCAAG GCTCGGAAAAAGATGGCTATGATTATTCAAGATGTTGTAGATGGAAGAAGGGCAAGAAAAGGGAATAATCTATCACAGGAAAGAACAGATTTGATGGATTTGTTAATGGAAGTTGAAGAtgagaatggtaaaacattagATGATGAGGAGATAATAGACATAATTCTCATGTACTTGAATGCTGGATATGAATCTACAGCCCATGCTACTTTGTGGGCTACTCTCTTCTTAAATGAACATCCAGAATACTACCAAAAAGCCAAG GCAGAGCAAGTGGAGATTCTTAAAAGGGAATCATCACCAGAAGAGGGATTGAACTTTAAAGGAACTAAACAGATGGAATATCTATCTAAG GTAATCAACGAAACACTGCGCGTGGTTAACGTCTCATTGTATGGCTATCGGGAGGCTGCAACTGATGCCAACGTCTCTG GTTACACAATACCAAAGGGCTGGAAAGTAATGATGTGGTACAGAGGTGTTCATTTGAACCCAGAATATTATCCGGATCCAAAGGAGTTTAATCCCTCAAGATGGAAT gaAAATAAAGGCAAGGCAGGGACTTTCATTCCCTTTGGAATAGGAAGTAGGCTATGCCCTGGAAGTGATTTGACCAAGCTTGAAATTTCTATATTTCTTCACTATTTTCTCCTTCATTATGA GCTTGAACGGCTCAATCCGGCATGTGGAGTGAGATACTTACCTCATGCAAGTCCTAAAGACAATTGCCTTGCAAAAATTAAGAAGCTTCCATCGTCATCACTATAA